CAGGCGGGCCACCTTGATCGGCGACAGATCCCCCACCCCACGCGCCTCGACCGCCCGACGATACGCCAACACACTGCGCAGGCTGATCCGCACGAACAACCAGGTGCCCAACAGGCTGACGGGAATCAGCGCCAACAGCGGCAACAACAAGGCAAACAAAGCCTCCCGCGCGGCTTCACGGCGATGACCCAGCGGCTCGGCGATCTCAATGAACAGCGTCTCGCGTAACGCACTGGCGCCATACAAGCGGTACTTTTCAGAAGTGGAAAATCCCTCGGTCGGCCGCTTACTGAAGATCTTCGGGTTGGCGTCGTGGGACTGCATCAGGATTTTGCCGCTGGCATCGCGCACCAGGTACGTCAGATATTCGTTGTGCATTTTCAACGTCGCAACGTGCTGCGCTTCACGGGGTTCCTCCCGGTTGCTGATTTCCAGCACGGCCAGCGGCAAGATCCGTTGCGCGGTCTCTTCCAGCGCACTGTCGAACGCTTCGTTCAACTCATGTTGCACCACCAGCCAGGCGCCGACAGTCGCGCCCAGCCACAGTAAGGTCATGCCCAGGGTCAGCCCCAGGCCGAGGCGTTTTTGCAGGCTCGAAGAAGACTTCATGCGGCCGCCAACCGGTAGCCCATGCCGCGCACGGTTTCAATCAGATCGCGCCCCAGTTTTTTACGCAGACGGCTGATGTACACCTCGATGGTATTGCTCTCGATTTCGGCACCGAAGGCATACAGCCGCTCTTCGAGCTGCGACTTGGACAACAACGCGCTGGGGCGCTGCACGAACGCTTCGAACAGCGCCCATTCCCGGGCCGTCAGGTCCACGGTGGTGCCGGCACGCTGCACGGTGCGGGCGCTCATGTCGACCTGCACATCACCAAGTCTGATCTGCGGATTGGGGTTGCCGCTGTAACGGCGGGCCACCGCCGCCACACGGGCCGAGAGTTCAAACAGGTCGAACGGTTTGACCAGGTAATCGTCGGCCCCGGCATTGAGGCCGGCGATGCGATCGGAAATCTGATCCTGGGCCGTCAGGATAATCACCGGGGTCACGTCCCCCGCCGAGCGCTGCTGACGCAAAAAATCCAGCCCGCGACCGTCCGGCAGCATCAAGTCCAGCAGGATCAGGTCGTAAGGCGTGGTGCGCACGCTGTTGCGCGCATGGTCCAGGCGCTGCACCCAATCGACGGCGTGACCGTCATCGGCGATCTGTTCGCGCACCGCTTCCCCCAGCCCTGGGGCGTCCTCGACCAATAAAACCCGCATCTGGCACCTCCTGTGGTGGTTGTCGTGCCGCACCTTAATCGCCTTACCTGACGTGAATCTGAAGATTCAGCTGGTTGTCAGGAATGCACCTTAGGGTATGCCACAGACGCCGACCTCGGCAGGAGACAGATCATGAAATCAGGTTTTATTGCCCATGCCGCGCTGTTGAGCCTGCTGCTTAGCGGTTTCGCCATGGCCGACGACGACTGCAGCGACCCGGTGAGCGACTGGCAACCCCGCGAGACTTTGCGACAGCAGGTCGAGCGGCAATACGGCTGGAGCGTGCAACGCATCAAGGTCGACGACGGTTGTTACGAACTCAAGGGGTTGGACCGCAAGGGCAACGCCATCGAAGCCAGCTACTCACCGGCCTCGCTGCGCCTGCGCATGCTCGAGATCCATTTCCGCGACGACGGCGATGCCAGGGATTATCTCGGCAGCCCGCTCACCGAATGACGCCTCACCCGTCGATGAGTTTTTCCTGCGATTCAGGTTGCTGTCAGCAAGCAGGTCCAGGCTCTCGACCTAACGATCACAAGGACACCCTCATGAAAAAGATCATCGCAGCCACCTGTCTCGCCGGCGCCATTGCCCTGCCGGGGTTGGCCCAGGCCCGGGAAGTAACCCTGACCACCCAGCTCAAGGACTACAGCGGCAATGATGCCTACCTGGCGATCTACGTGACCGACGCCAACGGCCAATACCAGAAAACCCTGTGGGTGGCCGGCAAGAAGGCCAAGTACTACAAACACCTGGGCGACTGGGCCCGTGGCAGCGGGATGAACCCGAGCGAGTTTGACGGCGTCAGCGGCGCCAGTGTCGGCAGTGGGCGCACGCTCAAAGTCAGCGTCGAACTGGCAGACACCCTGATCGATGCCGGGTATCAGATCCGCATCGACAGTGCCGTCGAGGACAAACGTGACGCCCGCGCCGATGTCAGCGTGCCCCTGACGTCCAAGGGCGCAGGCCAGCCGGCGACCGGCAGCACCTATGTCGAGTCCTTTACTTACGATTTGTAGCACCTGCCCTTTCTGGAGGCTGAACATGCTTCGCCAGTCCCATTCCCTGTCCGGCCTGATCGCCGCCCTGTTGGTCATGCTGTTGGCCATCAGCGGCGCGATCCTGTCGGTCGACCCGGCGCTGGAACGCTTGCACAGCACCCCCACCGCGGCCGGGCAACTCACCGTCGGTCAATTGGCCGGGCGTGTGGCCAATCACTTTCCGGGCGTGGAGCAGATCCAGCGCACAGCGTCCGGGACGGTCATCGTCTACTACAACCAGAACGGTCAGGCCGGGGCTGAAACGGTCGACCCACTGACTGGCGAAGGCCTCGCGCCTTATGCGCCCTCCGCGTTCACGCGTTGGGTGAAAGAGCTGCACCGCTCGATGTTCCTTGGCACACCGGGCCATGGGGTGTCGGGTGTCGGCGCGTTGTTCATGCTGATGCTGTCAGTGTCCGGCGCGCTGTTGCTGGCCCGACGCCTGGGTGGCTGGCGCAACCTGCTGCGGCCACTGCGCGGCACGTTCAACCAGCGCTGGCATGCTGAAGTCGGGCGACTGGCTTTGCTCGGGCTGCTGCTGTCGGCCTTGAGCGGGCTGTATATGTCCGCCACCACTTTCGGCTTTATCGCCGACGGCAGTCAGAATGAACCCGCCTTCCCCGCCCACGTCAGTGCCGGGCCGGCCTTGCCGGTGGCGAGCCTGCAAGCCTTGCAGGCCACCGACCTGAATGACCTGCGCGAGCTGGTCTACCCCAGTCCCGGCAACCCGAAGGACGTGTTTTCCCTGCGCACGGCCCAGGGCGACGGCTACGTGGATCAGGCCAGCGGCGCCTTGTTGTCCTACCAGGCCCACGACTCGATGCACAACCTCTACGAATTGATCTATCAGCTGCACACCGGTGAAGGCCTGTGGTGGCTGGGCCTGCCGCTTGGGCTCTGCGCCCTCTGTGTGCCGTTGATGAGCGTCACCGGCCTTCTGTTGTGGTTGCGCCGGCGCAAGGCGAGCCCGAACATCCGCCACAACAGCCCTGCCCACTCTGCCGACAGCGTGATTCTGGTGGGCAGTGAAAACAACAGCACCTGGGGCTTTGCCAAGACCTTGCATGACGCCTTGCACCTGGCCGGACACCGAGTGCATAGCGCGGCGATGAATCAATACGCCAACGACTACCGCAGCGCCCAACGCGTGATCATCCTCACCGCGACCCACGGTGACGGCGACGCGCCAGCCTCGGCTTCGCAGTTCATGGCGCGGCTGGCCAAAACCGGCCTCAAGCCCGGCCTGCCCTTTGCCGTGCTGGGCTTTGGTGACCGCCAGTTTGCGCAGTTCTGTCAGTTCGCCCATCAGGTGCAGGACGCGATGTTGCAAGCCGGTGGCTCGCCGTTACTGGGGCTGGAAACCGTCAACCGCCAATCCTCTCAGGAATTTGCACGTTGGGGCCACGCGCTGGGCGACGTGCTCAAACATGACCTGACACTGGTCCATGCCCCGCAGCGGCCACAGACCCATCCATTGCTGCTGACAGAGCGCATCGTCTATGGCGAACAGGTGAACGCACCGACCCACGTCTTGCGCTTCAAGGCACCCGGTGCGCTGCCGGACTTCCTGGCCGGTGACCTGGTCGGGATTGTGCCTCCGGGCAGTCCGATCCCCCGTTTCTACTCGCTGGCCAGCGGCTCGAAGGACGGCGTGCTGGAAATCTGCGTGCGCAAACACAACGGTGGCGTGTGCTCGGAATTCCTTCATGGCCTGGACATCGGAGCATCGATCGAAGCGTTTATCCAGCCCAACCCGCAATTCCGCCCGGCGTCGGGCACGCACCCGGTGATCCTGATCGGTGCCGGTACCGGTATCGGTCCATTGGCCGGTTTTATCCGCAACAACACGGCCCACCACCCGATGCACTTGTATTGGGGCGGGCGCAACCCGGCCTCGGACTTCCTCTACGAGCCGCAACTCAAGCAGTACCTGGCCGACCGGCGCCTGACGGCATTGCGCGCCGCCTTTTCTCAGGTTCAAGACCGCTGCTACGTGCAAGACCGGCTGATCGGCGATGCCCAGGCCCTGCGTCGACTGATTGAAAAAGGCGCCCAGGTGCTGGTGTGTGGCAGTCGCGAAATGGCCAAAGGCGTGATGCACGCCCTCGATGAGGTGTTGGCACCTCTCAACCTGACGGTGCTGACCCTCAAGGCACAAGGACGCTACCGTGAAGACGTCTACTGAGTTGCAGCGCTACAGCCTGAACGGCGAAACCATGGGCAGCCGCTACACCGCCCTGTTCTATGCCGGAGCCGGGATCGATACCGACGAAGTGGGTCAGCGCCTGGCGTGCGCCGTGGCCCGGGTGGATCAGCAAATGTCCACCTGGAAACCCGACTCGGACCTCAACCGCCTCAATGCCGCCCCCGAGCAGCAATGGATTTCGGTGCCCCAGGAACTGGCAACGGTGCTGTCAGCGGCACTGCGTGTCAGTCAGCAATCCGGCGGCGCCTTCGACATTGCCGTCGGTGATCTGGTGAATGCCTGGGGGTTCGGCCCCGCAGAGCCGACCGTTACAGAACAGGCGCTCGCGACGATGCCGCCGCGCACCCGGCTGTCAGCCAGCGCCGCGTTGGTGGTCGACCCGTTACGCAATCAGGTGCGCAAACGCGCGCCGCTGCACCTTGATTTGAATGGCATCGCCAAGGGGTTTGGCGTCGATGAGTTGGCCCGTTGCCTGGAAGGTTTTGGCATCACCCGCTACCTGGTCGGCATCGATGGCGAGATGCGCGCCCGGGGCGTCAAACCCGATGGCCAGTGCTGGACCGTAGCGGTGGAAAAGCCTGACCGGGGCGTGCGTGAAGTCATGGGTGTGATGGAACTTGGCGACGCCGCGATCGCGACCTCCGGGGACTACCGACAGTGGGTCGACGTGGCCGGTCAAGCCTATGCTCATACCATGAACCCGGCCACCGGCGCGCCGCTGTGCAACCCGCTCGCCGCCGTCACCGTGGTGGCTGCTTCGTGCATGCTCGCCGATGCCTGGGCCACGGCGCTGATGGTGCTGGGTGAAACCGAAGGGCCACGTCTGGCACAGGAACGCGGGATGGACGCGCTGTTCGTGCTGCGCGACGGGCAACAATTCAAGGAAATATCCATTGTCGGCGGCCAGTTGCAGGCGCAGATTGAAACCCGCCCGATGTGAACCGCCCAATGACAGTGAGTCGCGCTCAACCATGAAATTCATGCACAGACACACCGAGTCCCACCGCAGTGATCGTATCGGCTGGCTGCGCGCCGCCGTCCTGGGGGCCAACGACGGGATTGTCTCCACCGCCAGCCTGCTGATCGGCGTGGCCGCCGCCAACGCCAGCCACGCCACGTTGCTGGTCACGGGCATGGCGGGGCTGATGGCCGGCGCTATGTCTATGGCGGCAGGCGAGTACATCTCCGTACACTCCCAGGCGGATACCGAGCGTGCCGATTTGTCCCGCGAACGGGCCGAGCTGGCCAGTGACCCGAAAGCCGAACACATCGAGCTCGCCAACATCTACATGCACCGTGGCGTATCACCCGAACTGGCGCATCAGGTGGCCGATCAATTGATGGCCCATGATGCGTTGGGTTCGCACGCCCGGGACGAACTGGGTATCAGCGCCACCCTTACCGCCAAACCCTTGCAGGCCGCCCTGGCTTCCGCCGCCAGCTTTGTGGTGGGTGCCGCCCTGCCCCTGGCGGTGACGTTTGTCGCGCCGGAGCACAGCGTGGTGCCCTGGATATCGGGCATGTCATTGGTGTTTCTCGGGACGCTGGGCGCCATTGCCGCCAGGGCCGGCGGCGCCAAGGTCATCACCGGTGCCTGGCGGGTGACCTTTTGGGGCGCGTTGGCCATGGCGGTTACGGCACTGGTGGGGCACTTGTTTGGCGCTGTGGTCTAGCGCGCGTCCCTCCTGCAAAAAACAAAGGGCGCCCCCTTAGTGAAAAGGGGCGCCCTTTTTACGCTGCCAACCTAAACCACGCCGACGAAATCGCTCGCAGTAAGGGCCACATGCCCGACCAGATCAATCTGGAAGTCGGCGCCATTGCCGCTGTTCACATTGCCCTCCACATAGGTGTGATCGACCCCGCCGACATTAACGAAGTGGTACTTCAATTGCGCCTGGTTGTTGAACTCATTGCCGGCGCCGTTCCACTCGCCGAGGAAGGTGAAGTCCTGATTACCGGCGGAACCCGCGCCGGAGGTCCGGGCATCGATCAGGGACAAATCGATGCGGTCTTGCCCTTGGGTAAAGTCAGTAATTGCATCTCGGGTAAGGGTTGACGTACCTGAATCTCCAATGGCCGAGAAGACAAACAGGTCATCGCCCGCTCCACCAGTCAGGGAGTCCCGGTTCGCGCCACCGACCAGAGTATCGTTGCCACCACCACCGCCGAGCGTGTCATTGCCTCCCAGGCCTGTCAGCACGTTAGCGCCACCGTCACCGGTCAGGGTGTTGGCGCCACTGCCGCCGATCACATTCTCGATACCGGTCAAGGTGTCATTGCCGGTTTGCGAACTGCTGGCAAGGCCGGTGAGCAGGTTGACCGATGCGTTGGCCGAGGTCCCCGACAGGTCGTAGGTATCGGTGTCGCCACCGCCGTCGTAACTGTCGTTGCCGTCATTGACCGACGCTTGGAAGGTGTCGTTGCCAAGCCCACCGAACAGGTTGTCCGTGCCTTGCCCGCCAATCAACGTATCGGCGCCGCTGCCACCGTCCATCCAGTCATTGCCGCCCTGGCCTTGCAACAGGTTGCTGACCCCGTCGCCCTGAATGTGATCGTTGCCCGAACTGCCGGTGACGTTCTCGATGCCGGTCAGACTGTCGCTGCCAGTCTGGGCGCTGGTTGAGGTGCCGGCCAGCAAGTCCACCGTGGCCGCCGCCGACGTGGCCGACAAATCATAGGTGTCGACATCCGCACCGCCGTCATAGTGGTCGTTGCCATCGTTCAAGGAGGCCAGAAGCGCATCGTTGCCCGCGCCCCCGAACACTGTGTCATTACCCGTCAAGCCAGTGAGCTGGTTGTTGCCGCTGTTGCCATTGATAACGTTGTCCAGTGCGTTACCGGTGCCGTTGATGTTGTTCGCCCCCAGCAAGGTCAGGTTTTCAACGTTGGCGCCCAGGGTGTAGCTGACCGACGACATGACAGTATCGGTGCCCTCGTTCAGATTCTCCTGAACCACATCGCCATTGGCATCGAGCATATAGACATCATTGCCGGTATTGCCACGCATTGTGTCGTTGCCCGTGCCGCCGTCCAGCACGTCGGAGCCCAAGCCACCGTTGAGGATGTCATTGCCCGAGTAGCCCATCAGGATGTCCTGAAAGTTGGTGCCATTGAGCGTGTTGTTGAAGAAGTTGGTGCCCTCGATCAAGCGCCCGACTGCCTCCGACGGGGCCGACGTCAGCTGTTCCACCGAGCCGCTGTCATCGGTGTACGTGGTGATCACCCGCAGTTGCTGGCCGAACTGTGCCGAGGTGGGCGCAAAGGTTGACGCATTCGCCCCGGTGATACTCAACCAGGTCGCTCCCACCAGCGCTTGCCACTGATAGGAGAACCCGCTTGGCCCAGGCAAGCCGTCGGCGTCCTGGATGGCCGAGGTGTTCGCGGTCAGCCGGTATTGGGCCGGCACCGGACGACTTGGCGTGGTCGGCGAAGTGGCATAGCCCGACAGCACCACATTACCGGTCGGAAGATGATTGGTGATGCTCAGGTTGACCGTGCGGTCGGCGAAGCCCAGTTTCTCCACGCCAACCACAATGTCGCTGCCATCGCGGCCCGCCACGCTGTCGGTGATCTTGAAGGCGGTGATGAGCCCCTGATGCTGGGTCAGAAAGTTGATCCTCTGAATCGTGTATTCCGACCGGTTGCCCGTAAACATTGCCATGTCCGACACGCCTGCCGTGCCACCGTCACCGACCGTGACGCTATCGGCGAGATCGGCAGGATTGGTACTCGCAACTCCATTGCGCCACAAACGGGTGACCTGGCTACCGCCTAATTCCAGATTCTCGAAAGTGGCCGACTTCAGCATCTCGGTGAAGTGCTTGTCGTAGCCAGGCCCCACCGCGTCCAGCAGGCCGTTGGTGCCGATAAATCCGGCAGCACGGTAATTGGCGCCATCCTGATAATTGTCGTAACCACCGGCGTAGGTGCCGATCAGGCTGTCCAGACGGATGCCGTCACCGACGATCACGTCGTTGCCAATGCCGCCGAC
This region of Pseudomonas mandelii genomic DNA includes:
- a CDS encoding PepSY domain-containing protein translates to MKSGFIAHAALLSLLLSGFAMADDDCSDPVSDWQPRETLRQQVERQYGWSVQRIKVDDGCYELKGLDRKGNAIEASYSPASLRLRMLEIHFRDDGDARDYLGSPLTE
- a CDS encoding DUF2271 domain-containing protein; translated protein: MKKIIAATCLAGAIALPGLAQAREVTLTTQLKDYSGNDAYLAIYVTDANGQYQKTLWVAGKKAKYYKHLGDWARGSGMNPSEFDGVSGASVGSGRTLKVSVELADTLIDAGYQIRIDSAVEDKRDARADVSVPLTSKGAGQPATGSTYVESFTYDL
- a CDS encoding VIT1/CCC1 transporter family protein translates to MKFMHRHTESHRSDRIGWLRAAVLGANDGIVSTASLLIGVAAANASHATLLVTGMAGLMAGAMSMAAGEYISVHSQADTERADLSRERAELASDPKAEHIELANIYMHRGVSPELAHQVADQLMAHDALGSHARDELGISATLTAKPLQAALASAASFVVGAALPLAVTFVAPEHSVVPWISGMSLVFLGTLGAIAARAGGAKVITGAWRVTFWGALAMAVTALVGHLFGAVV
- a CDS encoding FAD:protein FMN transferase gives rise to the protein MKTSTELQRYSLNGETMGSRYTALFYAGAGIDTDEVGQRLACAVARVDQQMSTWKPDSDLNRLNAAPEQQWISVPQELATVLSAALRVSQQSGGAFDIAVGDLVNAWGFGPAEPTVTEQALATMPPRTRLSASAALVVDPLRNQVRKRAPLHLDLNGIAKGFGVDELARCLEGFGITRYLVGIDGEMRARGVKPDGQCWTVAVEKPDRGVREVMGVMELGDAAIATSGDYRQWVDVAGQAYAHTMNPATGAPLCNPLAAVTVVAASCMLADAWATALMVLGETEGPRLAQERGMDALFVLRDGQQFKEISIVGGQLQAQIETRPM
- a CDS encoding PepSY domain-containing protein yields the protein MLRQSHSLSGLIAALLVMLLAISGAILSVDPALERLHSTPTAAGQLTVGQLAGRVANHFPGVEQIQRTASGTVIVYYNQNGQAGAETVDPLTGEGLAPYAPSAFTRWVKELHRSMFLGTPGHGVSGVGALFMLMLSVSGALLLARRLGGWRNLLRPLRGTFNQRWHAEVGRLALLGLLLSALSGLYMSATTFGFIADGSQNEPAFPAHVSAGPALPVASLQALQATDLNDLRELVYPSPGNPKDVFSLRTAQGDGYVDQASGALLSYQAHDSMHNLYELIYQLHTGEGLWWLGLPLGLCALCVPLMSVTGLLLWLRRRKASPNIRHNSPAHSADSVILVGSENNSTWGFAKTLHDALHLAGHRVHSAAMNQYANDYRSAQRVIILTATHGDGDAPASASQFMARLAKTGLKPGLPFAVLGFGDRQFAQFCQFAHQVQDAMLQAGGSPLLGLETVNRQSSQEFARWGHALGDVLKHDLTLVHAPQRPQTHPLLLTERIVYGEQVNAPTHVLRFKAPGALPDFLAGDLVGIVPPGSPIPRFYSLASGSKDGVLEICVRKHNGGVCSEFLHGLDIGASIEAFIQPNPQFRPASGTHPVILIGAGTGIGPLAGFIRNNTAHHPMHLYWGGRNPASDFLYEPQLKQYLADRRLTALRAAFSQVQDRCYVQDRLIGDAQALRRLIEKGAQVLVCGSREMAKGVMHALDEVLAPLNLTVLTLKAQGRYREDVY
- a CDS encoding response regulator transcription factor, with product MRVLLVEDAPGLGEAVREQIADDGHAVDWVQRLDHARNSVRTTPYDLILLDLMLPDGRGLDFLRQQRSAGDVTPVIILTAQDQISDRIAGLNAGADDYLVKPFDLFELSARVAAVARRYSGNPNPQIRLGDVQVDMSARTVQRAGTTVDLTAREWALFEAFVQRPSALLSKSQLEERLYAFGAEIESNTIEVYISRLRKKLGRDLIETVRGMGYRLAAA